One Cellulomonas taurus genomic region harbors:
- a CDS encoding glycoside hydrolase family 15 protein: protein MTDGLGHLDGDADHAREGSGHAASEDLREPCARIDGYAPLRTYAALGDGRTVALVADDGRVDWLPLPDLDTPPVFAALVDAENGGQVELAPTVPFQVRREYLVGTNVLATTFVTDDGEVRITDAMNTGTAGRLPWSELARRIEGLRGTVPMAWRVRPGTVLGTASPWVQDTVHGLVLHDDGVTVGVRTAGDMTVVPEGQSVSGSFTATPASRHLLVLAATAGEPVFLPDPDDADRGLDRTADNWRAWTREFHYDGPWGKAVQRSALTLKLLLHAPTGAIAAAATTSVPESLAGGKNWDYRYAWVRDAAYTLDAWIGFGLREEVHAATAWVLRTLREHGMRVFFTLDGRLPEGQEEALAPGWRGIGPVLTGNRADGQLQLGIYGDLLAVVRGYVDAGNLLDADTGRLLAGIADQAADAWHRPDAGMWELTEERHYTTSKLGCWQALRCAVHLAEQGQIPGNAERWAAEAERIADWVREHCWSEERGAYLMYPGADALDASILLHARSGFDTGQRMSRTIDALRTELGTGPLLHRYTGMPQEEGSFVACAFWGVAAMALVGRVDEAREWMDDLLAQANDVGIWPEMIDARTGDFLGNLPQALSHLALVQAALTFTETPED from the coding sequence ATGACGGACGGCCTCGGACACCTGGACGGCGACGCCGACCACGCCCGCGAAGGCTCAGGGCACGCGGCCTCCGAGGATCTGCGGGAACCGTGTGCCCGGATCGACGGCTACGCGCCACTGCGGACCTACGCCGCCCTCGGTGACGGTCGCACCGTGGCGCTGGTCGCCGACGACGGCCGGGTCGACTGGCTGCCGCTGCCGGACCTGGACACCCCGCCGGTGTTCGCCGCCCTGGTCGACGCGGAGAACGGTGGCCAGGTGGAACTGGCTCCCACCGTGCCGTTCCAGGTGCGCCGGGAGTACCTGGTCGGCACCAACGTGCTGGCCACCACCTTCGTCACCGACGACGGCGAGGTGCGGATCACCGATGCGATGAACACCGGCACCGCCGGTCGACTGCCGTGGAGCGAGCTGGCGCGCCGGATCGAGGGGCTGCGCGGCACGGTGCCGATGGCCTGGCGGGTCCGGCCCGGCACCGTGCTGGGCACCGCGTCGCCCTGGGTCCAGGACACCGTGCACGGACTGGTGCTGCACGACGACGGGGTGACTGTCGGGGTGCGGACCGCCGGCGACATGACGGTGGTGCCGGAGGGGCAGTCGGTGTCCGGCAGCTTCACCGCCACCCCGGCCAGTCGGCACCTCCTGGTGCTGGCGGCGACGGCGGGCGAACCGGTGTTCCTGCCTGATCCCGACGACGCCGACCGTGGCCTGGACCGCACCGCCGACAACTGGCGTGCCTGGACCCGGGAGTTCCACTACGACGGACCCTGGGGCAAGGCGGTGCAGCGCTCGGCCCTCACCCTGAAGCTCCTGCTGCACGCCCCGACCGGCGCCATCGCCGCGGCCGCCACCACCTCGGTGCCGGAGTCGCTGGCCGGCGGCAAGAACTGGGACTACCGCTACGCCTGGGTCCGGGACGCGGCCTACACCCTGGACGCGTGGATCGGCTTCGGCCTGCGCGAAGAGGTACACGCTGCCACCGCCTGGGTGCTGCGCACCCTGCGCGAGCACGGGATGCGGGTCTTCTTCACCCTCGACGGTCGACTGCCGGAGGGCCAGGAGGAGGCGCTGGCACCGGGCTGGCGCGGGATCGGTCCGGTGCTCACCGGCAACCGGGCCGACGGGCAGCTGCAACTGGGGATCTACGGCGACCTGCTCGCGGTGGTGCGTGGGTATGTCGACGCCGGGAACCTGCTGGACGCCGACACCGGTCGACTGCTGGCCGGGATCGCCGACCAGGCAGCCGACGCCTGGCACCGCCCGGACGCCGGGATGTGGGAGCTGACCGAGGAACGGCACTACACCACCTCCAAGCTGGGCTGCTGGCAGGCACTGCGCTGCGCCGTGCACCTGGCCGAACAGGGGCAGATCCCCGGCAATGCCGAGCGCTGGGCGGCCGAGGCGGAGCGGATCGCCGACTGGGTGCGTGAGCACTGCTGGTCGGAGGAGCGCGGCGCCTATCTGATGTACCCCGGCGCGGATGCCCTGGACGCGTCGATCCTGCTGCACGCCCGCAGCGGCTTCGACACCGGGCAGCGGATGAGCCGCACCATCGACGCCCTGCGCACCGAGCTGGGCACCGGGCCGCTGTTGCACCGTTACACCGGGATGCCGCAGGAGGAAGGCAGCTTCGTCGCCTGCGCGTTCTGGGGGGTCGCGGCGATGGCACTGGTCGGTCGGGTGGACGAGGCCCGGGAGTGGATGGATGACCTGCTGGCCCAGGCGAACGACGTCGGCATCTGGCCGGAGATGATCGACGCCCGGACCGGAGACTTCCTGGGCAACCTGCCCCAGGCACTGAGCCACCTCGCCCTGGTGCAGGCGGCTCTCACCTTCACCGAGACACCGGAGGACTGA
- the dcd gene encoding dCTP deaminase, which produces MLLSDRDIRAELQSGRVVLDPSTPEMVQPSSVDVRLDRFFRLFDNHRYAMIDPSIEQPDLTRMVEVDPEAPFVLHPGEFVLGSTYEQVTLPDDIAARLEGKSSLGRLGLLTHSTAGFIDPGFSGHVTLELSNVATLPITLWPGMKIGQMCFFRLSSPAERPYGSGASGSRYQGQRGPTASRSWQNFHRTQV; this is translated from the coding sequence GTGCTGCTCTCCGATCGCGATATCCGTGCCGAACTCCAGTCCGGGCGGGTGGTCCTCGACCCGTCCACGCCGGAGATGGTGCAGCCGTCCAGCGTCGACGTGCGGCTGGACCGGTTCTTCCGGCTGTTCGACAACCACCGCTACGCGATGATCGACCCGTCGATCGAGCAGCCCGACCTGACCCGCATGGTCGAGGTCGACCCGGAGGCGCCGTTCGTGCTGCACCCGGGGGAGTTCGTCCTCGGTTCGACCTACGAGCAGGTCACCCTCCCGGACGACATCGCCGCCCGGTTGGAGGGCAAGTCGTCGCTGGGTCGGCTCGGCCTGCTGACGCACTCCACCGCCGGGTTCATCGACCCGGGGTTCAGCGGCCACGTCACCCTGGAGCTGTCGAACGTGGCGACGCTGCCGATCACGCTGTGGCCGGGCATGAAGATCGGTCAGATGTGCTTCTTCCGGCTCAGCTCCCCGGCCGAGCGGCCCTACGGCTCCGGCGCCTCCGGCTCGCGGTACCAGGGTCAGCGCGGCCCGACCGCCTCCCGGTCCTGGCAGAACTTCCACCGCACCCAGGTGTGA
- a CDS encoding GH36-type glycosyl hydrolase domain-containing protein, which translates to MRFGHFDDEAREYVITTPHTPYPWINYLGSQEFFSLISHTAGGYSFYRDAKMRRLTRYRYNNIPADDGGRYFYVNDGGDVWTPGWLPVKAELDHFEARHGLGYTRITGARGGLTVDTLFFVPVEENAEIQQVTLTNDSTESKTVQLFSFAEFCLWNAQDDQTNYQRNLSLAEVEVELDGPHGSAIYHKTEYRERRDHYAVYAVNTRATGFDTDRDSFVGPWNSLGEAAVPRAGKATDSVASGWYPIGSHQVEVTLAPGESRSLTYVLGYLENDHETKWAPGSDMQLINRDPAHELLARYATTEQTEAAFERLRTYWADLLGSYTVSSGDEKLDRMVNIWNQYQCMVTFNMSRSASYFETGIGRGMGFRDSNQDLLGFVHLVPERARERIIDIASTQFPDGSAYHQYQPLTKRGNNDIGSGFNDDPLWLILGVAAYIKETGDWAILDEQVPFDNEPGSEVPLFEHLTRSFDFTVQHRGPHGLPLIGRADWNDCLNLNCFSTTPGESFQTTENQSGGVAESVFIAAMFAAIGPEYAELAERRGLTEVAAAARTAVEEMREAVLAHGWDGEWFLRAYDFFGNPIGTDAKPEGKIWIEPQGFAVMGGIGVNPENTADPASPAVRALNSVNTHLATDHGMVLQHPAYTSYQIELGEVSTYPPGYKENGGIFCHNNPWVIIGETVVGNGARAFDYYKRITPAYREDISEVHRLEPYVYAQMIAGKEAVRHGEAKNSWLTGTAAWNFVAVSQYLLGVRPDYDGLVVDPQIGPDVPSFTVTRTIRGARYEIAVTNSGAAGARAAITVNGAAIDGRTVPYAAAGSTVRVAVTV; encoded by the coding sequence ATGCGGTTCGGCCACTTCGACGACGAGGCACGCGAGTACGTCATCACGACGCCGCACACCCCGTATCCCTGGATCAACTACCTGGGTTCGCAGGAGTTCTTCTCGCTGATCTCGCACACCGCGGGCGGCTACTCCTTCTACCGCGACGCGAAGATGCGCCGCCTGACCCGGTACCGCTACAACAACATCCCCGCCGACGACGGCGGCCGGTACTTCTACGTCAACGACGGCGGCGACGTGTGGACCCCGGGCTGGCTGCCGGTCAAGGCGGAGCTGGACCACTTCGAGGCGCGGCACGGGCTGGGCTACACCCGGATCACCGGTGCCCGCGGCGGCCTGACCGTCGACACGCTGTTCTTCGTCCCGGTGGAGGAGAACGCGGAGATCCAGCAGGTCACCCTCACCAACGACTCCACCGAGTCCAAGACCGTGCAGCTGTTCTCCTTCGCCGAGTTCTGCCTGTGGAACGCCCAGGACGACCAGACCAACTACCAGCGCAACCTGTCGCTGGCCGAGGTCGAGGTCGAGCTGGACGGCCCGCACGGGTCGGCGATCTACCACAAGACCGAGTACCGCGAGCGCCGCGACCACTACGCCGTCTACGCCGTGAACACCCGCGCCACCGGCTTCGACACCGACCGGGACAGCTTCGTCGGACCGTGGAACAGCCTCGGCGAGGCAGCCGTGCCGCGCGCGGGCAAGGCCACCGACTCGGTCGCCTCCGGCTGGTACCCGATCGGCTCGCACCAGGTCGAGGTCACGCTGGCACCGGGCGAGTCCCGGTCGCTGACCTACGTGCTCGGCTACCTGGAGAACGACCACGAGACCAAGTGGGCGCCGGGCAGCGACATGCAGCTGATCAACCGCGACCCCGCGCACGAGCTGCTGGCCCGCTACGCCACGACCGAGCAGACCGAGGCCGCCTTCGAGCGGCTGCGCACCTACTGGGCCGACCTGCTGGGCAGCTACACGGTCAGCTCCGGCGACGAGAAGCTGGACCGGATGGTCAACATCTGGAACCAGTACCAGTGCATGGTCACCTTCAACATGTCCCGGTCGGCGTCCTACTTCGAGACCGGCATCGGCCGCGGCATGGGCTTCCGCGACTCGAACCAGGACCTGCTCGGCTTCGTGCACCTGGTGCCGGAGCGGGCACGGGAGCGGATCATCGACATCGCCTCCACCCAGTTCCCGGACGGGTCGGCGTACCACCAGTACCAGCCGCTGACCAAGCGCGGGAACAACGACATCGGCTCCGGCTTCAACGACGACCCGCTGTGGCTGATCCTGGGTGTGGCGGCGTACATCAAGGAGACCGGCGACTGGGCGATCCTGGACGAGCAGGTGCCCTTCGACAACGAGCCCGGCTCCGAGGTCCCGCTGTTCGAGCACCTGACCCGGTCCTTCGACTTCACCGTCCAGCACCGCGGGCCGCACGGGCTGCCGCTGATCGGCCGGGCCGACTGGAACGACTGCCTGAACCTGAACTGCTTCAGCACCACCCCGGGCGAGTCCTTCCAGACCACGGAGAACCAGTCCGGCGGCGTGGCCGAGTCGGTGTTCATCGCCGCGATGTTCGCCGCGATCGGCCCGGAGTACGCCGAGCTGGCCGAGCGCCGGGGCCTGACCGAGGTCGCCGCCGCCGCCCGCACCGCCGTCGAGGAGATGCGGGAAGCGGTGCTGGCCCACGGCTGGGACGGCGAGTGGTTCCTGCGCGCCTACGACTTCTTCGGCAACCCGATCGGCACCGACGCCAAGCCGGAGGGCAAGATCTGGATCGAGCCGCAGGGCTTCGCGGTGATGGGCGGCATCGGCGTCAACCCGGAGAACACCGCTGACCCGGCCTCGCCGGCGGTCCGCGCGCTGAACTCGGTGAACACCCACCTGGCCACCGACCACGGCATGGTGCTGCAGCACCCGGCGTACACCAGCTACCAGATCGAACTCGGTGAGGTGTCCACCTACCCGCCGGGCTACAAGGAGAACGGTGGCATCTTCTGCCACAACAACCCCTGGGTCATCATCGGGGAGACCGTGGTCGGCAACGGTGCGCGTGCCTTCGACTACTACAAGCGGATCACCCCGGCCTACCGCGAGGACATCTCCGAGGTGCACCGGCTGGAGCCCTACGTCTACGCGCAGATGATCGCCGGCAAGGAGGCGGTCCGGCACGGCGAGGCGAAGAACTCCTGGCTCACCGGCACCGCCGCCTGGAACTTCGTCGCGGTCAGCCAGTACCTGCTCGGCGTGCGCCCCGACTACGACGGCCTGGTGGTCGACCCGCAGATCGGCCCGGACGTGCCCTCGTTCACCGTCACCCGGACGATCCGGGGCGCCCGGTACGAGATCGCCGTGACCAACTCGGGTGCCGCGGGTGCCCGGGCGGCGATCACGGTAAACGGCGCGGCCATCGACGGCCGCACGGTGCCCTACGCGGCGGCGGGCAGCACGGTGCGGGTCGCGGTCACCGTCTGA
- a CDS encoding FAD-dependent oxidoreductase produces MTTTFDHVLSPGRIGGLELPNRIALAPMGTEMGTHEGLITEREIAYYTERAKGGTGLVMTGISAVSQDYEVINPGLCRVDTDDCLPGLTALAASIHAVGGKISLQLTAGLGRNINNVDPERLPISASDNPHYARPDVLCRPLEVEEIRVIVQRHAEAAARALAAGIDAIDIHGHTGYLVDQFMSPVWNRRTDEYGGSTENRCRFAVEIIQAIKSAAPGLPVSFRLSVDHRFEGGRTVTESQRIAQVLEAAGLDLLIADDGSYEAMDYVFPPYYLGDACMAPAAKAMKEVLSIPVMAVGNLTPENAEAVIAAGEADFAGIGRGLIADPEWANKLRAGRRGDLRPCIRCNAMCVGHAFFAEALGCAVNPQVGFERERVLTLSRRPQHVVVIGGGPGGLEAARVAAQRGHTVDLYEKGSNLGGVLWPAATPEFKKELRGMVGWWERQFTDLPVTVHLNAEVTADSPVLADADAIIVATGSLPIVPRGIPGIDGRNVVEVLDFHLGTPVGRRVVVAGGGLSGADSALELAQAGHEVTIVEMADEIAKDMIVINRITLLRQLAQHGVRILTGHTVTAVDDTGLTATDPEGRPVHVEADTVLSAFGVRPNTALPEALAGRPHVIPVGDCVRPAKVGEAINAGFMAAFAL; encoded by the coding sequence ATGACCACCACCTTCGACCACGTCCTGAGCCCCGGCAGGATCGGCGGCCTGGAGCTGCCGAACCGGATCGCCCTGGCCCCGATGGGCACCGAGATGGGCACCCACGAGGGCCTGATCACCGAGCGCGAGATCGCGTACTACACCGAGCGCGCCAAGGGTGGCACCGGGCTGGTGATGACCGGCATCTCCGCCGTCTCGCAGGACTACGAGGTGATCAACCCCGGTCTCTGCCGGGTGGACACCGACGACTGCCTGCCGGGCCTCACCGCGCTGGCCGCCTCGATCCACGCCGTCGGCGGGAAGATCAGCCTCCAGCTCACCGCCGGGCTCGGCCGCAACATCAACAACGTCGACCCGGAGCGGCTGCCGATCTCCGCCTCGGACAACCCGCACTACGCCCGGCCCGACGTGCTGTGCCGCCCGCTGGAGGTCGAGGAGATCCGGGTGATCGTGCAGCGGCACGCCGAGGCGGCGGCGCGGGCGCTGGCGGCCGGGATCGACGCGATCGACATCCACGGGCACACCGGTTACCTGGTCGACCAGTTCATGTCCCCGGTGTGGAACCGGCGCACCGACGAGTACGGCGGCTCCACGGAGAACCGCTGCCGGTTCGCGGTCGAGATCATCCAGGCGATCAAGTCCGCCGCACCCGGACTGCCGGTCAGCTTCCGACTGTCGGTGGACCACCGGTTCGAGGGCGGGCGCACCGTCACCGAGTCGCAGCGGATCGCTCAGGTGTTGGAGGCGGCCGGGCTGGACCTGCTGATCGCCGACGACGGTTCCTACGAGGCGATGGACTACGTCTTCCCGCCGTACTACCTCGGCGACGCGTGCATGGCCCCGGCCGCGAAGGCGATGAAGGAGGTGCTGTCGATCCCGGTGATGGCGGTCGGCAACCTCACCCCGGAGAACGCCGAGGCCGTGATCGCCGCCGGTGAGGCCGACTTCGCCGGGATCGGTCGCGGGCTGATCGCCGACCCGGAGTGGGCGAACAAGCTGCGGGCGGGTCGTCGCGGCGACCTGCGGCCTTGCATCCGGTGCAACGCGATGTGCGTCGGGCACGCGTTCTTCGCCGAGGCGCTGGGCTGCGCGGTGAACCCGCAGGTCGGCTTCGAGCGCGAGCGGGTGCTGACCCTCAGTCGACGCCCGCAGCACGTCGTCGTGATCGGCGGCGGACCGGGCGGGCTGGAGGCTGCGCGGGTCGCGGCCCAGCGCGGGCACACCGTCGACCTGTACGAGAAGGGCAGCAACCTCGGCGGCGTGCTCTGGCCCGCCGCCACCCCCGAGTTCAAGAAGGAGCTGCGCGGGATGGTCGGCTGGTGGGAGCGGCAGTTCACCGACCTGCCGGTCACCGTGCACCTGAACGCCGAGGTCACCGCCGACTCCCCGGTCCTCGCGGACGCGGACGCGATCATCGTCGCGACCGGCTCGCTGCCGATCGTGCCGCGCGGCATTCCCGGGATCGATGGCCGGAACGTGGTCGAGGTGCTCGACTTCCACCTGGGGACGCCGGTCGGTCGCCGGGTGGTGGTCGCCGGTGGCGGGCTGTCCGGCGCCGACTCGGCCCTGGAACTCGCCCAGGCCGGTCACGAGGTGACGATCGTGGAGATGGCGGACGAGATCGCCAAGGACATGATCGTGATCAACCGGATCACCCTGCTCCGCCAGCTCGCCCAGCACGGGGTGCGCATCCTCACCGGGCACACCGTCACGGCCGTCGACGACACCGGGCTGACCGCCACCGACCCGGAGGGTCGCCCGGTGCACGTCGAGGCGGACACCGTGTTGTCGGCCTTCGGGGTGCGGCCCAACACCGCGCTGCCCGAGGCGCTGGCCGGCCGCCCGCACGTGATCCCGGTCGGCGACTGCGTGCGCCCGGCCAAGGTCGGCGAGGCGATCAACGCCGGGTTCATGGCGGCCTTCGCGCTGTGA
- a CDS encoding DUF4031 domain-containing protein has translation MILVDPPAWPAHDTLWSHLVSDHSLAELHDFAAALGIGRRAFDLDHYDIPASRHGDAIAAGATPLGGGELTRRLIGSGLRVRGRDRAVLKDLRRRWLRLRPDDHATVDDLLVRWREPHRTYHGPTHLAETLAALDRLTGDGAVPTGDRDAAELALWFHDAVHDGDTPADEEASADLALRVLGDERVATLVLMTARHEPDQQDPASALVSDADLAILGADRGRYDEYTRQVRAEYATVPDERFRIGRRAVLEQLLGLPSLYATDRGRALWADRARENLHRELGALATG, from the coding sequence GTGATCCTCGTCGACCCGCCGGCCTGGCCCGCCCACGACACCCTGTGGTCGCACCTGGTCTCCGACCACTCGCTGGCCGAACTGCACGACTTCGCCGCCGCCCTCGGCATCGGCCGGCGCGCCTTCGATCTGGATCACTACGACATCCCCGCGTCCCGGCACGGCGACGCCATCGCGGCCGGTGCCACCCCGCTCGGCGGCGGGGAACTGACCCGGCGGCTGATCGGCTCCGGACTGCGGGTGCGCGGCCGGGACCGGGCGGTGCTCAAGGATCTGCGTCGACGCTGGCTGAGGCTCCGGCCCGACGACCATGCCACCGTCGACGACCTGCTGGTGCGATGGCGGGAACCGCACCGCACGTACCACGGCCCCACCCACCTGGCCGAGACCCTGGCGGCGCTGGACCGGCTCACCGGCGACGGTGCGGTGCCGACGGGCGACCGGGACGCCGCCGAACTCGCCCTCTGGTTCCACGACGCCGTGCACGACGGCGACACCCCGGCGGACGAGGAGGCGTCAGCCGACCTGGCGCTGCGCGTGCTCGGCGACGAGCGGGTCGCCACCCTGGTGCTGATGACGGCGCGGCACGAACCCGACCAGCAGGATCCGGCCTCCGCCCTGGTCAGCGACGCCGACCTGGCGATCCTCGGCGCCGACCGCGGACGCTACGACGAGTACACCCGGCAGGTGCGCGCCGAGTACGCGACGGTGCCCGACGAACGGTTCAGGATCGGCCGTCGGGCGGTGCTGGAGCAGTTGCTCGGGTTGCCGTCGCTGTACGCGACCGACCGGGGCCGGGCACTGTGGGCCGATCGCGCGCGGGAGAACCTGCACCGGGAGCTGGGCGCGCTGGCCACCGGCTGA
- a CDS encoding threonine/serine exporter family protein, with protein sequence MIAAVDWSAVGARLGTDHARTDARSAVEGRTTAVVDPGNPDVDPQAVPTSLPTTTPDPAPSATPSPRPSSSTPVPTGSPAPTQQPTTAPTTVPEEQPTVAPSATPESTVPATPTPEPTGTTTVPAPGWISRPAAVDSGLPWGMVLVAALILVAVAAGLVWLWRSGALAPRSRGAGPAVPAARGESPAQSQPAGQGESAAQSQPAGQGEAAAQGEPVMPATAETSTVPTSRVPTSTVPTSRVPTSTVPAPEYADPAGAGFPDGDGGAEPAGAEVVGLVAVSDADDRAAGTTAPVPQVAPVSPGAGSRARTGADPQLTVRFLVRLGEAMVDSSSPIAQVNGTLERIAAVNGLPGTAVVTFPTALMVSVPDGQTVRTAVATAGSQALRLDQVADVLDLAQDAVRGDVEPAEGLDRLAAVLESAPPSTGRRRALGYVLVAAGLSLVLGGGWLDVLLAAVLGGVVSVVTRLTRRMPTVYQGLLTGACAFLVAVPVFLLVRTGLPVGLLAPLIGPLVTFLPGALLTTGVIDLATRQMIAGSARLAAGVMQLVLLALGITAAAGLVGVPSTEMGSSGGHPLGWAAPWIGVLVYAVGVVLNNDARTAALPWITLVLVVAYAGQVVGGLLLGASVSSFVGALAMTPVAMVAATRPTGPPFLVTFLPGFWVLVPGALGLVGVASALDGASAQAVTTIVTTGVSMVAICLGVLAGLALGSGLQRRLAPDVPPLI encoded by the coding sequence GTGATCGCCGCAGTCGACTGGTCGGCGGTGGGTGCGCGCCTGGGGACCGACCATGCCCGGACCGACGCACGCTCGGCCGTCGAGGGGCGGACGACCGCCGTGGTGGACCCGGGGAACCCCGACGTGGACCCGCAGGCGGTGCCGACCTCCCTGCCGACCACGACCCCGGACCCGGCCCCCAGCGCGACGCCCTCGCCGCGACCGAGCAGCAGCACGCCGGTGCCCACCGGGTCACCCGCGCCGACGCAGCAGCCGACCACGGCCCCGACCACGGTTCCGGAGGAGCAGCCGACGGTGGCGCCGTCCGCGACCCCCGAGAGCACCGTTCCCGCCACACCGACCCCCGAGCCGACCGGCACGACGACCGTGCCGGCACCCGGCTGGATCAGCCGTCCGGCCGCGGTGGACTCGGGGTTGCCCTGGGGCATGGTGCTGGTCGCGGCGCTGATCCTGGTCGCGGTGGCCGCCGGGTTGGTGTGGTTGTGGCGGTCCGGTGCGCTGGCGCCCCGCTCGCGCGGCGCAGGACCCGCCGTACCCGCCGCGCGGGGTGAGTCGCCCGCGCAGAGCCAGCCCGCCGGGCAGGGTGAGTCGGCCGCGCAGAGCCAGCCCGCCGGTCAGGGTGAGGCCGCGGCCCAGGGTGAGCCCGTCATGCCCGCGACCGCCGAGACGTCCACAGTGCCCACTTCGAGGGTGCCCACCTCGACGGTGCCCACTTCGAGGGTGCCCACCTCGACCGTGCCCGCACCCGAGTACGCGGACCCGGCCGGGGCCGGATTCCCGGACGGCGACGGGGGTGCGGAGCCGGCGGGTGCGGAGGTGGTCGGACTGGTCGCGGTGAGCGACGCCGACGATCGCGCCGCCGGGACCACCGCTCCGGTGCCGCAGGTGGCCCCCGTGTCGCCCGGGGCCGGGTCGCGGGCGCGCACCGGCGCCGACCCGCAGCTCACGGTCCGGTTCCTGGTGCGACTGGGCGAGGCGATGGTGGACAGCAGTTCGCCGATCGCCCAGGTGAACGGGACGCTGGAGCGGATCGCCGCGGTGAACGGGTTGCCCGGCACGGCGGTGGTGACCTTCCCGACCGCACTGATGGTGTCGGTGCCGGACGGCCAGACGGTGCGGACCGCGGTGGCGACCGCCGGTTCGCAGGCACTGCGGCTGGATCAGGTGGCGGACGTGCTGGATCTGGCGCAGGACGCGGTCCGCGGCGACGTGGAGCCCGCCGAAGGGCTGGACCGATTGGCCGCGGTGCTGGAATCGGCGCCGCCGTCCACCGGTCGTCGCCGGGCGCTCGGGTACGTGCTGGTCGCCGCCGGACTGTCGCTGGTGCTCGGCGGCGGATGGCTGGACGTGCTGCTCGCGGCGGTGCTGGGTGGCGTGGTGTCGGTGGTGACGCGGCTGACCCGTCGGATGCCGACCGTCTACCAGGGGTTGCTGACCGGGGCCTGCGCGTTCCTGGTCGCGGTGCCGGTGTTCCTGCTGGTCCGCACCGGTCTGCCGGTCGGGTTGCTGGCGCCGCTGATCGGTCCGCTGGTGACGTTCCTGCCCGGCGCGCTGTTGACCACCGGGGTGATCGACCTGGCGACCCGGCAGATGATCGCGGGCTCGGCGCGGCTGGCGGCCGGAGTGATGCAGCTGGTGCTGCTGGCGCTCGGGATCACCGCCGCGGCCGGGCTGGTCGGGGTGCCGTCCACCGAGATGGGCAGCAGCGGCGGTCATCCGCTGGGCTGGGCGGCCCCGTGGATCGGCGTGCTGGTGTACGCGGTGGGGGTGGTGCTGAACAACGACGCCCGCACCGCCGCCTTGCCGTGGATCACGCTGGTGCTGGTGGTGGCCTATGCCGGTCAGGTGGTCGGCGGGTTGCTGCTCGGCGCGTCGGTGTCGTCCTTCGTGGGGGCGCTGGCGATGACGCCGGTGGCGATGGTCGCCGCGACCCGACCGACCGGACCGCCGTTCCTGGTCACCTTCCTGCCCGGGTTCTGGGTGCTGGTGCCCGGTGCGCTGGGGTTGGTCGGGGTGGCCTCGGCCCTGGACGGTGCGAGCGCGCAGGCGGTCACCACGATCGTGACCACCGGGGTCTCGATGGTCGCGATCTGCCTCGGGGTGCTGGCCGGCCTCGCCCTGGGATCGGGGTTGCAACGCCGGCTCGCGCCGGATGTGCCGCCGCTGATCTGA
- a CDS encoding acylphosphatase, whose translation MQRRRVVVRGRVQGVGFRWSAAQEAERLGVSGWVANRDDGTVEAVVEGEGPAVEAMVDWLRTGPRSSRVTGVEVQVEQPEGIDGFGVHR comes from the coding sequence ATGCAGCGCAGGCGGGTGGTGGTCCGGGGCCGGGTCCAGGGCGTCGGCTTCCGGTGGTCCGCCGCTCAGGAGGCCGAGCGTCTCGGCGTCTCCGGCTGGGTGGCGAACCGTGACGACGGAACGGTGGAAGCCGTGGTCGAGGGCGAGGGCCCCGCCGTCGAGGCGATGGTCGACTGGCTGCGGACCGGGCCGCGCTCGAGTCGGGTGACCGGGGTCGAGGTGCAGGTGGAGCAGCCCGAGGGCATCGACGGCTTCGGCGTTCACCGGTGA
- a CDS encoding DinB family protein, giving the protein MTAADQPAPGYVPAAPDAKDWTWVLDQRCTECGFGAQDVPAEQIAATTRDLVPRYRAALGRRDATVRPAPTVWSALEYGAHVRDVHRIFAERLALMLTEDDPLFANWDQDVTARDDRYDLQDPGRVADELADAAEAFARSLEQVSGGQWQRTGRRSNGSIFTVSTLSAYYLHDVVHHLHDIGA; this is encoded by the coding sequence ATGACTGCCGCCGACCAGCCCGCACCCGGTTACGTTCCCGCCGCCCCCGATGCCAAGGACTGGACCTGGGTCCTGGACCAGCGGTGCACCGAGTGCGGCTTCGGCGCGCAGGACGTGCCCGCGGAGCAGATCGCCGCGACGACCCGCGACCTGGTGCCGCGCTATCGGGCGGCCCTCGGGCGGCGGGACGCCACGGTGCGCCCGGCCCCGACGGTGTGGTCCGCGCTGGAGTACGGCGCCCACGTCCGGGACGTGCACCGGATCTTCGCGGAGCGGCTGGCCTTGATGCTCACCGAGGACGACCCGCTGTTCGCCAACTGGGATCAAGATGTCACCGCTCGCGATGACCGGTACGACCTGCAGGATCCGGGCCGGGTGGCGGATGAGCTCGCGGACGCCGCCGAGGCCTTCGCCCGGTCGCTGGAGCAGGTGTCGGGTGGGCAGTGGCAGCGCACCGGCCGCCGCTCCAACGGGTCGATCTTCACGGTGAGCACGCTGAGCGCCTACTACCTGCACGACGTGGTGCACCACCTGCACGACATCGGCGCCTGA